A stretch of Chitinophaga caeni DNA encodes these proteins:
- a CDS encoding ribonuclease H-like domain-containing protein, giving the protein MLNHVALDQLLILDIETVPLVSSFSDLSTEMQYLWEEKFTKTAPETGDAAAGYMERAGIYAEFGKIVCISAGFFHADGGKYNFRMKSFSGDDEPQLLEEFLDLVQRFSLKFPRFQFAGHNIKEFDIPYICRRSVISSLILPAALQIHGMKPWELPMLDTMQLWRFGDFKNYTSLKLLSAIMGIPSPKDDIDGSMVGKVYWEEKDIHRITEYCQKDVVAVAQLLLKFKNLPLLETEDIIMIGNSQGN; this is encoded by the coding sequence GTGTTAAACCATGTCGCACTTGACCAACTTTTAATCTTGGATATAGAAACTGTTCCGCTGGTATCTTCATTTAGTGATCTATCAACCGAGATGCAATATCTCTGGGAAGAGAAATTTACAAAAACTGCGCCAGAAACTGGGGACGCTGCCGCAGGGTACATGGAAAGGGCAGGGATCTACGCCGAGTTCGGTAAGATCGTGTGTATTTCTGCCGGTTTTTTCCACGCTGATGGCGGGAAGTACAACTTTCGTATGAAATCATTTTCCGGGGATGATGAGCCTCAACTCCTGGAAGAATTCCTGGATTTAGTACAGCGTTTTTCTCTCAAATTTCCCCGCTTCCAGTTTGCCGGGCATAACATCAAGGAATTTGATATACCCTATATTTGCCGTAGGTCGGTAATCAGTAGTCTAATATTGCCCGCCGCGCTGCAAATTCACGGTATGAAACCCTGGGAACTGCCGATGCTTGATACGATGCAGCTCTGGAGGTTCGGGGATTTTAAGAATTATACTTCGTTGAAATTATTATCTGCTATCATGGGCATTCCCTCTCCGAAAGATGATATCGACGGAAGCATGGTCGGCAAAGTATACTGGGAGGAAAAGGATATCCATAGGATCACCGAGTACTGCCAGAAGGATGTGGTCGCCGTTGCGCAGCTGCTACTGAAATTTAAGAATTTACCACTACTGGAAACGGAAGATATAATTATGATTGGCAATAGTCAAGGAAACTAA
- a CDS encoding AIR synthase related protein, whose amino-acid sequence MDQNLYAKRGVSAGKEDVHNAIKNIDKGIFPKAFCKIIPDILGGDAEWCNIMHADGAGTKSSLAYTYWKETGDISVWKGIAQDAIIMNIDDLLCVGAVDNILLSSTIGRNKQLIPGEVIAAIINGTEEVLSELRAHGIGIHSTGGETADVGDLVRTIIVDSTVTCRMKRSDVISNDRIQPGDVIVGLASYGKANYEAGYNGGMGSNGLTSARHDVFSKNIAAKYPESFDPNLPSEVVFTGKKSLTDKIEVPGFGAVDAGKLVLSPTRTYAPVIKKVLEQYRAQIHGMVHCSGGAQTKVLHFIDSLHVIKDNLFPVPPLFKLIHEQSGTDWKEMYQVFNMGHRMELYVPAEIAESIIAISQNFGIDAQIVGRVEAATQKQVTVKSEFGEFIYQ is encoded by the coding sequence GTGGATCAAAACCTCTACGCGAAACGCGGTGTGTCTGCCGGGAAAGAAGATGTGCATAATGCCATCAAGAATATTGACAAGGGAATTTTCCCGAAGGCCTTCTGCAAAATTATCCCCGATATCTTGGGCGGCGATGCAGAATGGTGCAATATTATGCATGCAGATGGCGCCGGAACTAAATCATCATTAGCTTATACTTATTGGAAAGAAACGGGGGACATCAGCGTTTGGAAAGGGATCGCGCAAGATGCGATCATCATGAATATCGATGATTTACTTTGTGTGGGTGCCGTAGATAATATCCTGCTGTCTTCCACGATCGGGAGAAATAAACAATTAATCCCAGGCGAGGTAATCGCCGCCATCATTAACGGTACCGAAGAAGTGTTGTCGGAATTAAGAGCGCATGGCATCGGTATCCATTCTACGGGCGGTGAAACCGCTGATGTGGGAGATTTGGTAAGAACCATCATCGTGGATTCTACCGTTACCTGCCGCATGAAGCGTTCCGATGTAATTTCGAATGACCGTATCCAACCGGGCGACGTGATCGTGGGCCTTGCTTCCTATGGCAAAGCCAACTACGAAGCAGGGTACAACGGGGGGATGGGGAGCAACGGTTTGACCTCCGCACGGCATGATGTATTCAGCAAGAATATAGCAGCGAAGTACCCGGAGAGTTTTGACCCTAATTTGCCATCGGAAGTAGTATTTACCGGGAAAAAGTCGCTCACCGACAAGATCGAAGTACCGGGATTTGGCGCGGTTGATGCCGGGAAACTGGTATTATCGCCCACGCGTACCTACGCCCCGGTCATTAAGAAAGTATTGGAGCAATACCGTGCACAAATTCACGGGATGGTGCATTGCAGCGGCGGCGCACAAACTAAGGTATTGCATTTTATAGATTCCCTGCATGTAATTAAAGACAACTTATTCCCGGTTCCGCCATTATTCAAATTGATTCATGAGCAATCGGGAACAGATTGGAAAGAGATGTACCAGGTATTTAATATGGGGCACCGCATGGAGTTGTATGTACCGGCAGAAATTGCCGAATCCATTATTGCAATCTCGCAAAATTTCGGAATTGACGCGCAAATAGTGGGAAGGGTAGAAGCCGCTACACAAAAGCAGGTGACGGTGAAAAGTGAATTCGGGGAGTTTATCTACCAATAA
- the holA gene encoding DNA polymerase III subunit delta — MAIVKETNSFAFMDYQAIIKDWKQKKFRPLYWLEGDEDFFIDQVVDYAEHHLLAEEEKGFNLTVLYGKDAEWSSVINACRRYPMFADYQVVVLKEAQSMRDLLKLEAYIEQPLSSTIFVVAYKQGKIDGRSKMAKLIKEKGVVLASKKLYDNQVPAWIEAYVSTLGRAISQKASILLSDHIGNDLSRIANELDKLLVNLPADKKIDENDIEKYVGISKEYNVFELQNAVGSKDMAKVMRIIQYFAANPKAGPIQMTIPALYNYFAKVNMVFGVKGGEKEIAGTIGVHPFFVKDYLKAANQYGPRGAEKAILLLHEYNLRSIGINDSGVEDGELMKELMFRILHD, encoded by the coding sequence TTGGCAATAGTCAAGGAAACTAATAGTTTTGCATTCATGGATTACCAAGCGATCATCAAAGATTGGAAACAAAAGAAATTTCGCCCGCTTTATTGGTTGGAAGGAGATGAAGACTTTTTCATTGACCAGGTGGTAGATTATGCCGAGCACCATTTATTAGCGGAAGAGGAAAAGGGCTTTAACCTGACCGTATTATATGGTAAGGATGCCGAGTGGAGTTCCGTTATCAATGCCTGTAGGCGTTACCCGATGTTTGCCGATTACCAGGTAGTGGTCCTAAAAGAAGCGCAATCCATGCGGGACCTGCTCAAGTTGGAAGCTTATATCGAGCAGCCGTTGAGTTCCACGATCTTTGTAGTGGCTTACAAGCAAGGTAAGATCGACGGGCGTAGCAAAATGGCGAAATTGATCAAGGAAAAAGGCGTTGTATTAGCATCGAAGAAATTATATGATAACCAGGTGCCTGCTTGGATTGAAGCCTATGTAAGTACTTTAGGTAGAGCCATCTCCCAGAAAGCCAGCATCTTATTATCCGATCATATCGGCAACGACCTTTCCCGCATTGCCAATGAGCTGGATAAGCTGCTTGTTAATTTGCCAGCGGATAAAAAGATCGATGAAAATGACATTGAGAAATACGTGGGCATCAGTAAGGAATACAATGTATTCGAACTACAGAATGCCGTGGGCAGTAAGGATATGGCTAAAGTGATGCGCATCATTCAATATTTTGCAGCTAACCCCAAGGCGGGACCGATCCAAATGACGATCCCCGCACTATATAATTATTTCGCTAAAGTGAATATGGTTTTCGGTGTTAAAGGCGGCGAGAAAGAAATCGCCGGTACAATCGGGGTTCACCCATTCTTCGTTAAAGATTACCTGAAAGCCGCCAATCAATATGGCCCCCGGGGGGCTGAAAAAGCCATCTTGTTACTCCATGAGTACAATTTGAGAAGCATCGGTATTAACGATAGCGGTGTTGAAGATGGGGAGCTGATGAAGGAATTGATGTTCCGGATCCTGCACGACTAG
- a CDS encoding mechanosensitive ion channel family protein: MNVSNLQTYIDKLVLWAGEFTPRVIGAILTLVIGFWIIKKLNKMLQRILEKREADVSLQTFLGSLVSVGLKVLLIISAAGMIGFQTTSLIAVIGAAGLAIGLALQGSLANFAGGVLILMFKPFRVGEVVTVQGITGVVTEIQIFNTILSTGDGKIAILPNGAVANGNIINASRTGMLMANITVKVPFDEDFEKVKQVVIDELKQDDRILEDPPIQVFITSYEDNNMVISVRARTKTGDYWPVFFDANQNIRKALVAHDIKGPVTAKVMQA, translated from the coding sequence ATGAACGTTTCAAATTTGCAAACTTATATCGACAAGCTGGTGCTGTGGGCAGGGGAATTTACCCCGAGGGTAATCGGGGCTATCTTGACCCTCGTTATCGGGTTTTGGATCATCAAGAAGCTCAACAAGATGCTGCAAAGGATATTGGAGAAGCGGGAAGCCGATGTGTCTTTGCAAACATTCCTCGGGAGCTTGGTCAGCGTTGGACTGAAAGTACTGTTGATCATCTCCGCTGCCGGGATGATAGGTTTTCAAACCACTTCCTTAATTGCCGTTATCGGTGCGGCAGGATTGGCAATCGGTTTAGCCTTGCAAGGGAGTTTGGCAAATTTCGCCGGGGGCGTATTGATATTGATGTTTAAACCTTTTAGAGTCGGGGAAGTGGTTACCGTACAGGGAATCACGGGCGTAGTTACTGAAATTCAAATATTCAACACCATATTAAGCACGGGAGATGGAAAGATCGCCATCTTACCAAATGGTGCCGTCGCAAACGGAAATATTATCAACGCCAGCCGAACCGGCATGCTGATGGCTAATATCACGGTGAAAGTGCCATTCGATGAAGATTTTGAAAAAGTGAAACAGGTGGTGATCGATGAGCTGAAGCAGGACGACAGGATATTGGAAGATCCACCGATCCAGGTATTTATCACTTCTTACGAAGATAACAATATGGTTATTTCCGTCCGGGCAAGAACCAAAACCGGGGATTACTGGCCGGTTTTCTTCGATGCGAATCAAAATATCAGGAAAGCCTTGGTAGCGCATGATATTAAAGGTCCTGTAACGGCGAAAGTGATGCAGGCCTAA
- a CDS encoding HdeD family acid-resistance protein, with translation MFHQIAQNWWLFILRGVFAILFGLIAFFWPGITIQVLTIFLGAFLLVDGVFACYNGIKIRKSDSQYWVLILEGLLGIAAGLVVFFWPGPTVIFLIYMLAFWAIFTGVLEIIVAIKWRKEMENEWMLILAGVLSIVLGILFLAQPIAGAIVIAYWLGIYAGIFGIMLIMVGIRLNKYLKTHPNHYPS, from the coding sequence ATGTTCCATCAAATTGCACAAAACTGGTGGTTATTCATCCTAAGGGGTGTATTTGCCATATTATTCGGCTTAATAGCCTTTTTCTGGCCGGGCATCACCATACAGGTGTTAACCATCTTCCTGGGCGCCTTTCTTTTGGTGGACGGCGTTTTTGCTTGTTATAACGGGATAAAGATCAGGAAGAGCGATTCCCAGTACTGGGTCCTCATCCTGGAAGGCCTCCTGGGTATTGCCGCCGGCTTGGTTGTTTTCTTCTGGCCTGGACCGACCGTTATTTTCCTCATTTACATGTTAGCATTTTGGGCCATATTTACCGGGGTGCTCGAGATCATCGTGGCAATTAAATGGCGTAAAGAGATGGAAAACGAATGGATGTTGATATTGGCAGGGGTATTATCTATCGTGTTGGGAATACTCTTCTTAGCGCAACCTATTGCCGGGGCCATCGTGATAGCGTACTGGTTAGGAATTTACGCGGGCATCTTCGGGATAATGTTAATTATGGTGGGAATACGCTTGAATAAATACTTGAAAACGCATCCAAATCATTATCCTTCATAA
- a CDS encoding ABC-F family ATP-binding cassette domain-containing protein, translated as MISVKNVSLSFGKRVLFDEVNLNFTKGNCYGVIGANGAGKSTFLKILSGEIDPNKGTVEITPGERMSVLKQNHFEFDEVTVLQTVMMGNKKLAAIAAERDAIYAKEDFTEEDGMRAGDLEAEFGEMGGYTAESDAASLLGDLGVKEEMHNTLLKDISGSLKVRVLLAQALFGNPDILLLDEPTNDLDVETIGWLENFLADYQNIVIVVSHDRHFLDAVCTHVADVDRAKIQIFTGNYSFWYESSQLMARQMNDKNKKIEEKRKDLMDFIARFSANASKSKQATSRKKALEKLVVEDIQPSNRKYPGIIFKQLREVGNQILNVEKLEKSIDGRALFSDVSFSVNKGDKIAFLSKDHLALTTFFQVINGEEDADGGKLEWGTTVTKAYLPNENAAYFQEDLNLLDWLRQYVPSHVTDVDEPFLRGFLGKMLFSGDEIMKKTKVLSGGEKVRCMISRMMLQDPNVVILDEPTNHLDLESIQSFNESMKDFKGIVLFTTHDHTFMQSVANRIIEITPKGIIDRLMTFDEYLADDRVKALREEMYGEQVVAG; from the coding sequence ATGATTAGTGTTAAAAATGTATCGCTTTCTTTTGGAAAGCGGGTTTTATTCGACGAAGTAAACCTGAATTTCACCAAGGGTAACTGTTATGGTGTTATCGGGGCCAATGGCGCCGGTAAATCTACCTTCCTCAAGATCCTTTCCGGTGAGATCGATCCCAACAAGGGAACGGTTGAAATTACCCCCGGCGAGCGCATGAGCGTATTGAAACAGAACCACTTCGAATTTGACGAAGTGACTGTTTTGCAAACCGTGATGATGGGTAACAAGAAATTAGCTGCCATTGCCGCTGAAAGGGATGCTATCTATGCCAAGGAAGATTTTACCGAGGAAGATGGCATGAGGGCAGGCGATCTTGAAGCCGAGTTCGGTGAAATGGGTGGTTATACTGCCGAAAGTGATGCTGCTTCCTTGCTGGGAGACCTCGGTGTCAAGGAAGAAATGCACAATACACTCCTCAAAGATATAAGCGGTAGCCTGAAAGTAAGGGTGCTCCTGGCACAGGCATTGTTCGGCAACCCCGATATATTGTTGCTGGATGAGCCTACCAACGACCTGGACGTGGAAACGATCGGTTGGTTGGAGAACTTCCTGGCTGATTATCAAAATATCGTGATCGTTGTATCTCACGACCGTCACTTCCTGGATGCGGTTTGCACCCACGTGGCGGATGTAGATCGCGCTAAGATCCAGATTTTCACGGGTAACTATTCTTTCTGGTACGAATCATCGCAATTGATGGCGCGCCAGATGAATGATAAGAACAAGAAAATAGAAGAGAAACGTAAGGATTTGATGGACTTCATCGCGCGGTTCAGCGCCAACGCTTCTAAAAGTAAGCAGGCCACTTCCCGTAAGAAAGCCCTGGAAAAATTGGTTGTTGAGGATATTCAGCCATCCAATAGGAAATATCCAGGTATCATCTTCAAACAATTGCGCGAAGTAGGTAACCAAATATTAAACGTAGAAAAATTAGAGAAATCCATCGACGGGCGTGCATTGTTCTCCGATGTTAGTTTCTCTGTTAATAAAGGTGATAAAATCGCGTTCCTTTCCAAGGACCACCTCGCATTAACCACTTTCTTTCAAGTTATCAATGGGGAAGAGGACGCAGATGGCGGTAAATTGGAATGGGGTACAACCGTAACCAAGGCATACCTACCAAATGAAAACGCGGCGTATTTCCAGGAAGATCTTAACTTGTTGGATTGGTTGCGCCAGTACGTACCTTCACATGTTACCGATGTTGATGAACCATTCTTACGCGGCTTCCTTGGTAAAATGCTGTTCAGCGGCGATGAAATCATGAAGAAAACGAAAGTATTGAGCGGCGGAGAGAAAGTACGCTGCATGATTTCCCGCATGATGTTGCAAGATCCTAACGTCGTGATTTTAGATGAGCCGACGAATCACCTTGATTTGGAATCCATCCAGTCATTCAACGAAAGCATGAAAGATTTTAAAGGTATCGTGTTATTTACCACGCATGACCATACATTCATGCAATCAGTTGCTAACAGGATTATCGAGATTACGCCTAAAGGTATTATCGATCGCTTGATGACCTTCGATGAATACTTGGCAGATGACCGCGTGAAAGCGCTCCGGGAAGAAATGTACGGGGAACAAGTAGTGGCGGGTTAA
- a CDS encoding S9 family peptidase, which yields MKIPPPTVEKKPKELVAHGDVRIDNYYWLNERDNPAVLRYLEAENAYVDTVMSHTKHLQEKLFNEMKGRIKETDESVPTFDNGYYLYARYEKGKEYPIHCRKKGTLEAPEEVILDVNELAEGHEFFSVAGLKVSPDNQVLAYAVDDVGRRRYKIHFKNLETGETYPVALPEATGNLVWANDNKTLYYVTKDTATLRSDRVKQHILGQTAEQDKNVYFEDDSTYSVYLSKTRSKKFLVINSESTLSSEARILPADKPGLNFTVFQPRQKDMLYYLDHKEGQFYVQTNWEAKNFRLMVCQENQTAKSNWKDLIPHRDDVLLEEFLLFKDYLVLQERKRGLIQLRIINSNSQQEHYIDFGEPAYVAMIYGNPEYDTKLLRYSYASMVTPNSTFDYNMETRAKELKKQQEVLGGYDPKNYTTERLYAKAKDGTEVPISIVYKKGFHKDGNGPLLLYGYGSYGNSTEAGFNSNRISLLDRGFAYAIAHIRGGQEMGRQWYEDGKMFKKKNTFTDFIDCADYLIANKYTSSNHLYALGGSAGGLLIGAVINMRPELWHGVIAAVPFVDVVTTMLDASIPLTTSEYDEWGNPNNKDSYDYMKSYSPYDNVKAQNYPNILVTTGLHDSQVQYFEPAKWVAKLREMKTDQHLLLFKINMDAGHGGASGRFKALKEVALQYAFFLDLEGITK from the coding sequence ATGAAGATTCCGCCCCCGACTGTAGAAAAGAAACCGAAAGAGCTCGTGGCACATGGAGATGTCCGTATCGACAATTATTACTGGCTCAATGAAAGGGATAACCCGGCAGTACTCCGCTACCTGGAAGCTGAAAACGCTTATGTAGACACGGTGATGTCGCATACCAAACACTTGCAGGAAAAGCTATTTAACGAAATGAAAGGCCGCATCAAGGAAACGGATGAAAGCGTCCCCACCTTCGATAACGGGTACTATTTATATGCCCGTTATGAAAAAGGTAAAGAATACCCAATTCATTGCCGTAAGAAGGGAACCTTGGAAGCGCCGGAAGAGGTGATCCTCGATGTAAATGAACTGGCGGAAGGACACGAGTTCTTCAGCGTAGCGGGATTGAAAGTAAGCCCTGATAACCAGGTGCTGGCTTATGCTGTTGATGATGTTGGCAGAAGGCGTTACAAGATTCATTTTAAAAACTTGGAAACCGGGGAAACCTATCCCGTAGCACTTCCTGAAGCTACCGGTAACTTAGTTTGGGCCAATGACAACAAAACATTGTATTACGTAACAAAGGACACCGCTACGCTCCGTAGCGACCGCGTTAAACAACATATCTTGGGACAAACTGCCGAACAAGATAAGAATGTGTATTTCGAGGATGACAGCACTTATAGCGTTTATTTGTCGAAAACGCGTTCGAAGAAGTTCCTTGTTATCAATTCGGAAAGCACACTTTCATCCGAAGCAAGAATTTTACCTGCCGATAAGCCTGGCCTGAACTTTACAGTGTTTCAGCCTCGCCAAAAAGACATGCTCTATTACCTGGATCATAAAGAAGGCCAATTTTATGTCCAAACGAATTGGGAAGCTAAGAATTTCAGGTTAATGGTTTGCCAGGAAAATCAAACGGCCAAATCTAACTGGAAAGACCTGATTCCACACCGGGATGATGTTTTGCTTGAAGAGTTTTTGTTATTCAAAGATTACCTCGTTTTACAGGAGCGCAAAAGGGGGCTTATCCAGCTGAGAATTATCAACAGCAACAGCCAACAAGAACATTACATTGACTTCGGGGAACCGGCTTACGTTGCCATGATATATGGAAATCCCGAATACGATACGAAGCTGCTCCGCTACAGCTATGCTTCCATGGTGACGCCCAACTCGACTTTCGATTATAACATGGAAACACGCGCTAAAGAATTGAAAAAACAACAAGAAGTCTTAGGCGGTTACGATCCTAAAAATTATACAACGGAACGGTTATATGCCAAAGCAAAGGATGGTACCGAAGTTCCTATCTCTATCGTATATAAGAAAGGGTTCCATAAAGACGGCAACGGGCCGCTCCTGTTGTATGGCTACGGTTCTTATGGTAATTCAACGGAAGCAGGTTTCAACTCAAACCGGATTAGCTTGCTCGATAGGGGATTTGCTTATGCAATTGCCCATATACGCGGTGGACAGGAAATGGGACGCCAATGGTATGAAGATGGGAAAATGTTCAAGAAGAAGAATACTTTCACCGATTTTATAGATTGTGCCGACTATTTAATTGCCAATAAATATACTTCTTCCAACCATTTGTATGCATTGGGAGGAAGCGCCGGTGGCTTATTGATTGGCGCCGTAATCAACATGCGGCCCGAGTTATGGCATGGTGTAATTGCCGCGGTACCTTTTGTAGATGTTGTTACTACGATGTTGGATGCTTCGATTCCATTAACGACGAGCGAATACGATGAATGGGGAAATCCTAATAACAAGGACTCGTACGATTACATGAAATCTTATTCACCGTATGATAATGTAAAGGCACAGAATTATCCTAATATTTTAGTTACCACGGGTCTACATGATTCACAAGTGCAATATTTTGAACCGGCTAAATGGGTCGCCAAACTCCGGGAAATGAAAACAGATCAACATTTACTGCTGTTTAAAATTAACATGGATGCCGGGCATGGTGGCGCATCGGGAAGGTTTAAAGCCTTGAAAGAAGTAGCCTTGCAATACGCTTTCTTCCTCGACCTGGAAGGGATAACAAAATAG
- a CDS encoding bifunctional riboflavin kinase/FAD synthetase, whose translation MQVYRDLQQLPRFKNAVITIGTFDGVHYGHVHILQQLRKVAEDCKGESVVVTFDPHPREILFPQKSATRLLTTLDEKIELLSQHGIDHLVIVPFTKAFSELSAKEYLENFLVQVFNPHTIIIGYDHRFGHNREGGLPLLEAEQSRYGFQLVEIPQQVVDDLAVSSTKIRNSLIAGDVHLANELLGYPYFLQGTVVHGDKLGRTIGFPTANISLNDNRKLVPAKGVYAVDVLLGGQVFQGALNIGTRPTFDKLELRIEVYIFDFDREIYGESIRANFHAFLREDQKFNSVDSLVEQIKLDVENAKLYFADPYRQS comes from the coding sequence ATGCAGGTTTATAGGGATTTACAACAACTACCAAGATTCAAGAATGCAGTGATTACCATCGGGACTTTCGATGGGGTACATTACGGTCATGTTCATATTTTACAACAACTCAGGAAAGTGGCCGAAGATTGCAAGGGCGAATCTGTAGTAGTAACTTTTGATCCCCACCCCAGGGAAATTCTCTTCCCGCAAAAATCTGCCACACGGTTGTTGACTACCCTCGATGAGAAGATCGAATTGCTATCACAGCATGGCATCGACCACCTTGTCATCGTTCCATTTACTAAGGCTTTTTCCGAATTATCGGCCAAGGAATACCTGGAGAATTTCCTGGTGCAGGTATTCAACCCCCATACTATTATTATCGGTTACGATCACCGTTTCGGGCATAACCGCGAAGGTGGCTTGCCATTATTGGAAGCAGAACAAAGCCGTTACGGTTTCCAATTGGTGGAAATCCCGCAGCAGGTTGTTGATGATCTTGCTGTTAGCTCTACCAAGATACGGAACAGCCTCATTGCCGGGGATGTGCATTTGGCAAATGAATTACTCGGTTACCCGTATTTTTTGCAGGGAACGGTGGTACATGGTGATAAATTGGGGCGTACGATCGGTTTTCCCACGGCAAATATTTCGTTGAATGATAACCGTAAACTCGTCCCGGCAAAAGGCGTCTACGCCGTGGATGTGCTGCTCGGAGGTCAAGTATTTCAAGGCGCCTTAAACATCGGTACCAGGCCTACTTTCGACAAGCTGGAGCTAAGGATAGAAGTATATATTTTTGATTTTGACAGGGAAATTTACGGGGAATCCATCAGGGCAAACTTCCATGCATTCCTGAGGGAAGATCAAAAGTTTAATTCCGTTGACTCGCTCGTTGAACAAATAAAACTTGATGTAGAAAATGCGAAACTGTATTTCGCAGATCCTTATAGGCAGTCCTAG
- a CDS encoding response regulator gives MAHKQKKVYVIDDDEIFHFIIKKMFGLQGWDVTISSFLCAEEAIAALEEDPVASNLPTLIILDMNMQRMNGWEFIEAYKVLKTKTGREVPIIMCSSSTNISDLEKVKEIPELREYITKPLDKQKMKLIATYL, from the coding sequence ATGGCACACAAGCAGAAGAAGGTCTATGTAATAGATGACGACGAAATTTTTCATTTCATCATTAAAAAGATGTTTGGGTTGCAAGGTTGGGATGTGACAATATCATCATTTTTATGTGCGGAAGAAGCGATTGCAGCATTAGAGGAAGACCCGGTTGCAAGTAATTTGCCTACTTTAATCATCCTGGACATGAATATGCAAAGGATGAATGGCTGGGAGTTTATCGAGGCTTACAAGGTATTAAAAACTAAAACGGGGCGGGAAGTACCAATCATTATGTGTTCGTCGAGTACGAACATATCTGACCTTGAAAAAGTGAAGGAGATCCCGGAGTTGAGGGAATATATTACCAAACCCCTCGACAAGCAAAAAATGAAACTGATAGCCACTTACTTGTAA